One Pseudodesulfovibrio cashew DNA window includes the following coding sequences:
- a CDS encoding TolC family outer membrane protein, translating to MKRLLLSALICLFCALPAMAGTDGATSLKESVTAAVKQHPQIKSLLHNRDAVSNNLSAALGRFFPSLDFSADYGLQKYSSNTTRGRGTDGRSRTAADSTVTLTQNVFDGLDRYNSYQGSQARLESAEYRLYDNVETVALDAVRAHIDIVRERKLTTLAGENIRAHQEILDSIAERVTAGAGSKADEMQARGRVARAETTLISYTGNLRAAEAQYFRVTGIHPGPLSPAGYHPDYFPGTMDGVMDKTMVGNPKVKVYKAEVEASMRDKDVSSASFMPNVDLELSSRNTDRLDGSEDWLQDNRAMVAVNWNLFNGTSDYYSTKAAGSRVQEAEADLRNTQDDLARQVATAWAEYEAAVQSVAKHQEALDYSQQSRDMYIMQFNVGQRSLLDVLDSINEVFSNSVLLETAKSNRNYSVYRFLALEGELVRHLDVKSANFDPQTK from the coding sequence ATGAAACGCCTGCTTCTGTCTGCCCTGATATGTCTGTTCTGCGCCCTGCCCGCCATGGCCGGAACCGACGGCGCCACCAGCCTTAAGGAAAGCGTGACGGCCGCCGTAAAGCAACACCCGCAAATCAAATCCCTGCTGCACAACAGGGACGCTGTCTCGAACAACCTTTCGGCAGCACTGGGCCGTTTCTTCCCGTCCCTCGATTTCAGCGCGGATTATGGCCTCCAGAAATACTCCTCCAACACCACCAGAGGACGAGGCACGGACGGACGCAGCCGCACTGCCGCAGACTCGACAGTGACCCTGACTCAGAACGTGTTTGACGGATTGGACCGCTATAACTCCTACCAGGGTTCGCAGGCCAGGCTCGAATCAGCGGAATACCGCCTCTACGACAACGTGGAGACCGTGGCTCTTGATGCCGTGCGCGCTCACATAGACATCGTTCGCGAGCGCAAGCTCACCACCCTGGCCGGAGAGAACATCCGCGCCCACCAGGAAATTCTCGACTCCATTGCCGAGCGCGTTACCGCAGGCGCCGGGAGCAAGGCCGACGAGATGCAGGCCAGGGGCCGCGTGGCCCGGGCCGAGACCACGCTCATCTCCTACACGGGCAATCTTCGCGCCGCCGAAGCCCAGTATTTCAGGGTGACGGGCATACACCCCGGCCCCCTTTCACCGGCAGGCTACCACCCGGATTATTTCCCCGGCACCATGGATGGCGTCATGGACAAGACCATGGTCGGCAACCCCAAGGTCAAGGTGTACAAGGCCGAGGTCGAGGCCTCCATGCGCGACAAGGACGTCAGCAGCGCCAGCTTCATGCCCAACGTTGACCTCGAACTCTCCAGCCGCAACACGGACCGCCTTGACGGCTCCGAGGACTGGCTTCAGGACAACCGGGCCATGGTCGCCGTCAACTGGAATCTCTTCAATGGCACCTCGGACTACTACTCCACCAAGGCCGCCGGATCCCGTGTCCAGGAAGCCGAAGCGGACCTCAGAAACACCCAGGACGATCTGGCCCGTCAGGTGGCCACCGCCTGGGCCGAATACGAGGCCGCAGTACAGTCCGTGGCCAAGCACCAGGAGGCCCTGGACTACTCCCAGCAGTCCAGAGACATGTACATCATGCAGTTCAATGTGGGCCAACGCTCCCTGCTCGACGTGCTCGACTCCATCAACGAAGTGTTCAGCAACTCCGTGCTCCTGGAGACGGCCAAGTCCAACCGCAATTACTCCGTCTACCGCTTCCTCGCCCTGGAAGGCGAACTGGTCAGGCATCTGGACGTGAAGTCCGCCAACTTCGACCCCCAGACCAAGTAA